The Clostridia bacterium genomic interval TAGGGCACATGATATTATGCTACATACTACTGATAACCTTAAGGAGCTGAATTTCGGACGTTGGGAGGGAATGCATTGGGGAGAAGTAGAGAAAAAATATACTAGAGAGTTTAAGCAATGGTGTACAGACTGGATAAATTATAAAATTCCAGGAGGAGAGAGTGCAGTTGAATTTTATCGAAGATGTGTTTCAGAAATAGATAGAATTATTGAGGCTCATAAAAGGCAAAAAGTAGTTGTTGTGACTCATCATGGGTGTATCAGAAATATATTAGCTCATCTTATTGGAAATGGCTTATCCGATTCATGGAGATTCAAAGTAGCAAACGGTAGTATATCTAGGATAGAGATTGTCGACGATTATGCAGTTTTGACACAATTGAACGATTGTTCAGCATACCTTGGATGTTAATCATGATAAAGGGATTGATAAAATAATTTATTTTAAGGAGAAGGAAAATATAATGCATTTTAAAAAAGTTAATTCAGTTACATATTTCGCCATGGCTTTTTTAGGGATTTATATTACCTTATACCAGAGAATATTGGATGTAATAGGAAACGATATGATGCTCAACAAGACATCTATGGCTTTATTGGTTACCATGCATTTTATGGGTTTTTTGATATCACCCTTGATTGCTGGTGAGATGAGCGATAAACGTGGGAGAAGAAAAATAATTTCAGGTGCTTATGCAGTGTTTTTAGCAGGTATAATATTCATACTATTTTCATCAAATATTTATATTTTGTCTATTGGGATTTTTCTTGTAGGAGCAGGTTTCGGTGTAATAGAAGGAGGACTTACTACTCTGTTGTCGGATTTGAATGTGGAGGATGAAAACAAGGTTATAAATATTTCACAGCTATTCTTTACTTTAGGTGCTGTTATAGGGCCTTTCATAGTGATAGGTTTTTTGCGCTTTTCTAATAACTGGAGGTTGCTGTACATAGTGTTTTTGATACCGCTGGCATATTTTTTCTTGTTTTATAAAAAAAGCGAATATCCTGATAAAAAACTTCAAGAAAAAATAGAGGGTACAATTGCAGCTAAATTGATAAAGAACAAGACCTTTTTGTTGCTTTGTATTTCTATGATAATGTATGTAGGCATAGAGGAAGGGATAGCTTTTTGGATAACATCCTACATGAAAGAAATGATAAGTGACGAATTGCTTCCAACTCTGGCTTTATCATTGTATTGGGCTAGTATGGCGATAGGCAGGTACTTTATGAGCAAGTATGAAAGCAAGCTCAATGAATTGATAATTATGTCTTCAGTTTTTTCTGCATTCTTTATCCTATTAGGCGTGGGATTTGATAATTACATTTTTAGTCTTATCTCTTTCGCAGGCATAGGCTTTGGATTTTCAGGTATTTGGCCTATGATCATGGTTATAACCGGAAGACGTTATAGTCAATATACAGGTACAGCCTTTGGAATCATGATGACATGTTGTGCTTTAGGGGGCATTATTGTTCCCTATATAATGGGTTTTATAGCTGAAATATATAATATGAAAGCTGCCTTGTCCTTTACTTTATTGCCTATCCTAGTCATAATATCTAATTTTCTGGTTATAAAAAAAGAAAAAAGCAAGCCGGTTTGATTTTTCCCACTTGCTTTTTTATTGTTTCCATATTAAAAATTTATTTTCAAAGTATGCCACAACTTTGTACATCAAAGCTGCTGCGACAGATAGGATAAGGACACTGGTCATCACAAGATCAAGTTTAAAGACCTGGCCACCATATACTATTAAATATCCTAGACCGGCTTTTGATACCAGAAATTCTCCTACTATCACTCCTACCCATGAAAGCCCTACATTTATTTTTAATGCAGAGATTATCGTTGGAATGCTGGAGGGAAGTATAACTTTTCTTAATATCTGGGCTTTTGTTGCCCCAAATGTCTTTAACAGTTTTATTTTATCCTGGTCTACTTCTTTAAATCCGTTTAATACACTTATTATTGTGACTATTAAAGATATGGTTAATGCCATAGTAATTATGGCTGCTGTTCCACTACCGATCCATACGATGAATATGGGACCTAAGGCTATCTTTGGAAGGCTGTTTAATACTACAAGATATGGATCTAAAACTCTGCTGAGGAAATCTGACCACCATAATATAATAGCTATCATCGTTCCTATAAGCGTACCTGATATAAAACCGATTATTGTTTCTATCAATGTTATGGATACATGTGTAAATAGGCTGCCCTCATTATATAAATTTACAAGTGTTCTAACTACCCTTGATGGTTGACTGGTGATAAACGGATCTATAAATCTCAAATTGGCTAGGAGTTCCCATAGTACAAAGAATGC includes:
- a CDS encoding ABC transporter permease — protein: MYMSAKNKPTTYSSKEHLEYIKKINTRKRNILVSQLALLVAFFVLWELLANLRFIDPFITSQPSRVVRTLVNLYNEGSLFTHVSITLIETIIGFISGTLIGTMIAIILWWSDFLSRVLDPYLVVLNSLPKIALGPIFIVWIGSGTAAIITMALTISLIVTIISVLNGFKEVDQDKIKLLKTFGATKAQILRKVILPSSIPTIISALKINVGLSWVGVIVGEFLVSKAGLGYLIVYGGQVFKLDLVMTSVLILSVAAALMYKVVAYFENKFLIWKQ
- the cobC gene encoding alpha-ribazole phosphatase, with the translated sequence MTIIILVRHGETYANRSNTYSGWNDVGLNDNGERQAVNIAQKLASEKIDCVYSSTLRRALETAGHICRAHDIMLHTTDNLKELNFGRWEGMHWGEVEKKYTREFKQWCTDWINYKIPGGESAVEFYRRCVSEIDRIIEAHKRQKVVVVTHHGCIRNILAHLIGNGLSDSWRFKVANGSISRIEIVDDYAVLTQLNDCSAYLGC
- a CDS encoding MFS transporter translates to MHFKKVNSVTYFAMAFLGIYITLYQRILDVIGNDMMLNKTSMALLVTMHFMGFLISPLIAGEMSDKRGRRKIISGAYAVFLAGIIFILFSSNIYILSIGIFLVGAGFGVIEGGLTTLLSDLNVEDENKVINISQLFFTLGAVIGPFIVIGFLRFSNNWRLLYIVFLIPLAYFFLFYKKSEYPDKKLQEKIEGTIAAKLIKNKTFLLLCISMIMYVGIEEGIAFWITSYMKEMISDELLPTLALSLYWASMAIGRYFMSKYESKLNELIIMSSVFSAFFILLGVGFDNYIFSLISFAGIGFGFSGIWPMIMVITGRRYSQYTGTAFGIMMTCCALGGIIVPYIMGFIAEIYNMKAALSFTLLPILVIISNFLVIKKEKSKPV